Genomic DNA from Anguilla anguilla isolate fAngAng1 chromosome 17, fAngAng1.pri, whole genome shotgun sequence:
gtgagagagtgaaccacagaggggtgagagagtgaaccacagaggggtgagagggtgaaCTATGCTGCGTGTTCTGCTCAGGAGCGTTTCATCAAGCCACCCAGACAAAGATAGTCCTCCAACCTTGGAATGTTgtccagaatttaaaaaaacagcaaatgtgAGAATAAAACAGGGAGCTGTACTCTATGAGCTGGTTGAGCGTAGTCAAAATTTGGTCTTCAGCTTCGAGCAGTCCCAACACCCATACTCCTGTTTTAGGTAACCCAAAACTCccacaattttttttggttttatcctttatttaaccagaaagGTCTCACtgagatacaatatctcttctgccagggagtcctggtcaagatggctATTGTCTGTAGTGGAGGGTAGAGGGGGAGGTGTAACAATAGCTGGGATGACCCAGACTATGCCACCACGCCTGCCCATCTCTGTCACACGCAGATCTCGATCGCGGTGGCCATCACCATTTGACCTTTGCCCTTCTTCTGACGACCAGGTGAGTGATGGGCGTTGGGACGCGGGTCCGAGGGGACACTTCgcctgaagggggcggggtggaggcaAGCGGAGGCGGAGGAAGGCGGGGTCAAGGGTTCGGGGTGCTTGTGGTTGAAAtgtgtagaggaggaggaggaggaggaagaacatgaggaagatgatgaggaggaggaggaggagttagAGGAGCCCGCGCTCCACTCCGAGCGCTTCCTGCGGCAGGAGGGCTGGCGGCGTCGCTCGCTGACCAGCTGAAACTCGACGAAGCGGAAGACGTCGGTGACGGCGCAGCGATCCTCCGCCTCGACGGCCAGCAGGCGCCGGAACATCCGCAGGGCGTCGCCCGTGAACCGCCGCCACTGCGAggggacgccgccgccgccgccgccttcacccccgccgccgcccccctgGCCGGAGGACCCGCCCCCCGGTGCCCGCTGCCAGCGGCAGAACTCCCGGTAGAAGGCGTCGGAGGGCAGGGCGGCCTCCCAGGGGAAGTTGCCCGTCAGCGCGCAGAAGATGAGCACGCCGAAGGCCCAGGCGTCCTGGCCACGCGTCACGGGGACGCCGCCGCCGTCCCCCCCCCGGCCGGCCCGGCAGGCCTCGGGCGCCGTGTACGGGACGGTGCCGCTCACGCGCTTCGCCCGGCTGCCCTCCCGCCGCGCCATGCCCAGGTCGGCCAGCGCCACGCGCCGGCACTCGCCGTCGAACAGCAGCACGTTCTCGGGCTTGACGTCGCGGTGCACCAGGCCCCGCCCGTGCATGAAGTCCAGCGCCAGGCCCAGCTGCCGGATGCAGCGCTTCGCCACCTCCTCCGGGAGGCCCACCTGGGACGGGCAGAGAGGTACACAGGCAGTCAGGCGGTcaagcacacaggcaggcacacaggcagtcaggcagtcaggcagtcaggcacacaggcacacaggcaggGCCCAGATCACACCAGGCTCCTATCCACTAAATCAGGGAGCAACAAGAGTTGATCCATTTCAGAATTTCACACCAGCTCTGGCTCTTCCTgaaaatctgacattttttatACGGTCACAGGCTACAGATGCTGATTACACATGTAACCTTGGTATGacgttacaggcattcagcagacactcttatccagtgtAACTCACACAACATTTGCACAGTAAAAATACTTACTGTGTGGTTTGATACAGGAGTACACAGCACAAGTGTAACATGGCAATTTAGCACATTAAGCTAGAGCAACTGGTTGAAACAGAAAGCAGTTTGTGTACAGCTGCAGTAAACAGACAAGTAGGTGGAAAGCATCATATTCAACTAGAGTGATTCAGTGTTCTGGAAGCACATGTATAAATCATGCAAATTGTGTACAAAACATGTGGGAAGGTAAGGTTCTGGGCACTAGCTATTAAGTTCATGATTCAGGATTTCATAAATCTGCCAAAAATTCAGAAATCTTCCAGCTGAACCTAAAATaatccatttattttctgaaactgCACTGAGAACCATACTCCCCAAATGACTGAGTTTGTCTATTAAAACACTAACAAAAGGTGCCTTACATGGCTAAATAGCTTAGCAGCCCATTAACTTGATTTCACGGATGCACCGGAAGAATGATGAGAGGCAGAACTACTGCTATGGAACTGCACACATCCCTCATCCATGATGGGATGCTGGGGTTAAGGTTCGGGTTAGTAACTGCTGCTGTTCTGAGGGAAAAGAATCGGGGGGTAGAAAGCCCTCTCTGCTCACACGGATACCAGCGTTCACTTTCACACCAAACAGCCAGGCAGCACAGACAGTGTTCCACATGCAAACTCcaggactgttttttttgtccatacTACCTCGCTACTTGATTAAAAAATGAGTTAGTTACTTGAAAGTTAACAGTTTTTCAAAGTAGCTGAGCTACCATATACTACAGGGAAATGTAATTAAGCTAGCAGCTCCGCTACATATCGCTCCGCTGCTCCCTTAACCCTGCTAATGCATGCCAAACAACAAAGATgtaatgatatattttatttgataaagGTATTGAAGAGTACTGCCTTTTGACGTACCTTGTGTAGTATTGCGGGATCAAACAGAGCATGCGCAAAATAGCTGGGAGATTTCACTTGAAAAAGGAGAGCACTTTTACGATAAATATGTTGATgcctgacattttctttgttttagtcAGCGTAAACACAAGCTCCttaatctttcattttaaaaaaaaaacactaaaatgaaAGTGGATATGCAATATGAAATCTAACTTATACTTCATTTTAACAGAGTAGGCAGTGCCTACCTTGCCCACCTTGACCACACATCACTtgtacaaatgcatttcaacagtatgcagtgtagtgtagttcACAGCGATGAACTCACTCCCAGTATTTGGGATGTAACCAATGTTGtcaaaccaatcacagctcagtgGTGGTGGGTCTAAGGTGAGGGCAGCCAATCAAAGTATGAGACACAGGGAAATGAGTGAatagtgtgaggtgtgtgtggaaTACGAGTGACATTTCTGAGAATCACCcctagagcagtggtctccaaccctggtcctggagagctacagcgtctgctggtttttgttttcaccttaaaatcagcacccatttgagacccaagacacccaagagttgagttaactgtgtaatcaactgctctaattgattcataaATTGCAGTCACTatgaccctgtagctctccaggaccagggttggagaccactgctctagagaATCAACGTCCAGTGACCAATGTCTGACCCTCCAGGTCTCTGGTGTGCATATCAGTGCAGTGAGTCACGTAAGTTCCCAGAAGTTAAGGTGTCATCAGATCCTTTCACATCAGACTGCCTGGGTCCTGTGACTAATGACAAGGTAAACTTGGGGTGCGCTGAACACCTGTGTTAGTGTGGGACTGAACGCTCACCTGGGGTGGGATGATGTCAAACAGGTCTCCGGCGGGGGCGTACTCCTGGCCGTAGACGTAAGCATCCTCTGTCTCAAACAGGACGTCCAGCACCTTGATGATGAAGGGGCTGCAGCCCAGGTCGCTGGTGAGGCTGTACTCCCTCAGGAAACTGCGCAGCTTGGTCTTGTCCTTATTCACAAACTTCAGGGCCAGCTTTGTACCTGGACACATAtattgaaacacacacacacaaacaggcatgcacacacacagttacgtTAAAACTCATTTTGACCCCCTTCCCCTCAGCTCTGGAATCCTTGACAACTCAAAAGGGTAGgaggcattttaaaaagtgcgGCTGTCTTGCCAGCCTTCAGAATTTCTGTATTTCTCTGCACAAAAGAAGCTTCTCAAATGGAGGACCGCACTAGCTTCAGCGGCTCGGTTCCTGTTTCTGAGTTTGAAACGTGGAGAGGATGCCAGCCTTGCGTGCTCTCTCCCCAGTCAGCTCTCAGTATTCAGCTTACTGTATTCAGTGTTCATAATAAAGAGCTCACTGTTTGCTTGGAGAACCATCACCCACCTCCATCACCTCATTACTAATACTAACACCGCAGGGTCGGCCTTGTCACAGGTAATTACACTAGCATTCGGCTGAGATGAGGTGTGACTTTCATAGTGTTATCATAATACACAGTGCAATGCTACCACAATGTTCtgacattacatgacattacccAATGACAAGAATATCACAATACATCGTACTATCACAATATGAAAAAAGGGGATTATATGCAATACGGGTTGCTTGCCTCTTTGTGTGGCTTATACCTGTGTCATCTGTAATCTAACTTACTGTGATTGTAGTTCACGGCCACATTTATTTGGGTGTTTTATGTGTTAATATGTTGTCATAGCTCACTAGCCTTGTCTATTAAACTTCAATGGTAAGTGTGGCTCAGAAGCATGTAGCGGCTTTCTCTCTACAGTGGGTTCACTGAGGGACTgagtgcctgtgctgtgtgggaGTGCCCTACCCCGTGCCCCGGTGATGCCCTGTGGTGCCCCGCTCACCCTCGGTCCGGTGTGCCACCAGGTCCACCTTGCCATAGGTGCCCTTGCCTAGCTGGCGGATGTGCTCGTACTGCTCATGGATGTCGGTGGCAGAGAGGGCGGCGATGGCCAGGGCCTGCATGTCCTCCGTGGGCACCTCGCTGCAGCCAATGGGAGAGCCGTTCgggcaggccccgcccctggccgGAGACAGGCTCATCTTAGCACTGGGGGACAGACTGAAGAGAGGAGAGGCTATGTATCTCTGACGTTTGTCTCCACTCGCACACGTACAGTATGTGCCTGCTAACGTTCATGTAATATAAACTGAGTGTGCTTCCAGCCTAACACCAAAAGCCACGTCCAGGGCCTCACAGGCCAACATCACTCAACAATCCAGATTTTCTTCTGGCCGTCTTTCCATAATCTGtgaataatataaaaatcacTAGTTTTTCACCAGTTTCAAGGCGACCTACCGAACACCTTGTTCCACGCATCATTTTTGACCttactcatttttaatgtgagtCAGGGaagaggtaaaaaaataaaaaataaaaaaaaatttcagacagctgaatttgtattttacaaCGAGGGGCACACAGAacatactgaaaaacaaaacattaagaTTATAATTAACACAAAAATTATAAACATTAAGATCCTCATTTAACTTACAGTGCTGTGTTAATTCATGATTCAGCATAGCATTTCAGAGTGACAGGCATGATCTACAGCTCTCACACAGCTGTGATTTACAGCACAGCTCTCACACAGCTATGATTTACAGCACAGCTCTCACACTGCTATGATTTACAGTACAGCTCTCACGCAGCTATGATTTACAGTacagctctcacacagacatgatttacagtacagctctcagctctcacACAGGTATGATTTACAGTACAGCTCTCACACAGCCATGATTTACAGTACAGCTCCCACACAGCTATGATTTACAGTACAGCTCTCACACAGCTATGATTTACAGTACAGCTCTCACGCAGCCATGATTTACAGTACAGCTCTCACACAGCCATGATTTACAGTCCAGCTCTCACACAGCTAtgatttacagtacagcactcacacaggtatgatttacagtacagctctcacacagctatgatttacagtacagctctcacacagacatgatttacagtacagctctcacacagacatgatttacagtacagctctcacacagctatgattgacagtacagctctcacacagacatgatttacagtacagcactcacacagacatgattTACAGTACAGGTCTCAGTTCTCACACAGGTAtgatttacagtacagcactcacacagacatgatttacagtacagctctcacacagacatgatttacagtacagcactcacacaggtatgATTTACAGTACAGCTCTCACACAGCTATGATTTACATAGCTAACCAGCTACCAGGTTGCTGTTACCTAACAAACCAGCAAGACAGCaatagcaagcaagcaagcaagctacAGATACCACTAGTCTTCCTCACaagtctaccccccccccccccttatctcaATCAGACCCGATCAGATTTTGAAATCCCATATTTTTTGATCCAGGATCAGACAACTCAGCCAGATTTTGTCCcggtatttcaaagcaattcaggataGGATCACCCTGATCCAGATTCAGACTTTTCAAGATTACCAGATCCTGATTAtcagtgctttaaagcactggAACATTACTGAGAAAGATTACGATTTTCTAACCTTCAAATTATGTATAATATTCGGGGGGCTTTAaaggtgcaatatgtaacttttagAGTGTCAATTTTTATGgccctacaaatgtaaacaaccttttctttttttaacatctaAAATTATCTTTTTGCTCTGacagctcttgatacaaggaatagcagtttgagccatttattaagaaaaatataataagtCATATTTTGCCAAGTATATAACAGCACTTGatttaaatcataataaaaagccacattttaaataaaagacaataaaTCTAATagggcaacaacaacaacaaaaacttcaCAGATCCTCTTCATTGAAAGGCAGCTCTAGAGCAGCATCTTCAAGGCATGCTTTGATGGACTAGTGCCTATTATTTGTAGATAATTGTTTGATGattctaaatttaatttatgattgaTATAATATTTGTTGAGATAACTTATATGATAAACTTATTATTTGGTTGAATACACTGTTCTGAGAGGTAGGCTAGAGGCCACtgtaaatgtgacagaaaaGTCAAAAATTTTGCATTGAGCCTAcaaacaatgtattattttaatttacaaactctaccatcttttttatattgaaatgaaTTGTATACTACGTTTTGTTCTGGTAATCCACTCCAAATCCACCCTTCTACTGGGATCTAGGTAATCCTGATTTTTTGGATCAAAATGATCCCAATCCTATGTTAAAGTTTTGAACTATGCATTTTTAAGATTTGATCCAGATTAAGGCTAGGATTCCATTACCTGATCTGATTGGATTCCAAAGTGATCCCAatcctgttttttggttttgaactaCCCATTTGCAGGATTTAATCCAATCCGATAGTCAAAATCTGATCAGATCACTTTTGAACTCCTGGGCCctggtgattttatttttgattgcaataaaataatgttgtgcatgagtgtgaatgcttgtgtgtgtgtgtgtttctgcgtgtgcaCGTCgctgtgagtgcttgtgtgtgtctgtgtgtgtgtgcgcatgtgtgtgtgtgcgtgagtgtgtgtgtgtgcatagtcaaaatacacaatttttttattttaatcattcaCTAGAATTATAACTTATTAATCtaacattattcatttaatcaGGCTATTGTTCTTTCCTAAACTATAAATCACTTCAAAGATTTATAacttaataaagaaaaatcgAATAAGGTCTATAGGTGgtcaaaagaacattttttaaatttgtgttttaatcTGCTTTTTGAATGAAATAGCATAGCAGGTTAAGATGAAGCATAGTAATAATTTATAACTGAAAACTGCTGGTCTGGTGACGTGTAGATGGAGCGGTATATGGACATCATGATTATTTAAGGGTCCCCCCTTTTCCttactgtgcagtctctggctcTGATTTGTATAACATGGTGGCTCAGTCACAGCCGCTTTGTCtacgtatgtgtgtctgcagcctATGACTCAAAGCAATTTCTATGAATGTGACCAGCTTTAATTGTAGCTCTGTATGTTCTTAGTCATTTCAATTACAGTGACCTACAAATCTCTGTCCTCTAACTTCAATTCTCTTTGCTCTCATTATTATTCCttaaatttctattttaataaaatgtcagGTCATCCTTAAAACGGGGGCACTGGTTGTTTATAGATTGCGAAAACAAAGGGCCCCCACAGCTTGTGCAGCGACATGGCTTTGAGTCTGTGGAAGAGCGTTACCTGTGCGCTAACCCTCCCATACGAGGTAACGCAGCGATGCCACTTCCACACTGCATGGTGGGTAATTGCTAAAGCAGCCTTAGAGCCACACACCGACTCTGAACACCGCTGACAGGAACAGGGTGCACAGGAACTCCCGGGGAGTCTCGGGGTGCAGTATTGCTTTTTACCCAGCGTGCGCGTTACAGGAGATTGCTATCGATGGATGCACTAGCGTACATCCATGCTGGTCACTGAAGGAAATAGGCAACAGATCTGCACCACCCATCAGAGCAACTTTAAAAGTACAGAAAAGTTGAAGTAGTTCCCAATTGGGACACAAAGATTTGATACTTGACCAGATAGTGGTCTGTATgaaggatatataaataaaactccGCTGCATTGCTATTCTCTGGGAATACAGGTCGCTGTGCTGGCATTACCCACAAGAAACTAGGGCAAAAACAGCATTGCAAAATTCAAACTGGGTCAAactaggttttcatttctgaaaactAGGACTACTTTGTGTaattgcataaaaaataaagttttcagGAAAACTGGTTGAAACCCATAGTTTCATGTAAGAAGATGAAATAATGCTAGATTTCTCTTCTTGGTTTAAATAAAGAGCGTGACCAGACGACTTGAcagaacaacattttttaattatacccaGCTCTTTTCTATCCTGCATTTGTTCTGAGAAGAATCAGGAAGCACTGGAAGAAAAAGTAAAGCCCTCCCACTCACTGTAATGACAATTACAGTGAGTAATACCAAATAGGTTGTTTACTGTATGTTCCAGCAGTCAACTGGACATGCAAAAAAAGCTTGAGATGGAAAACTGCTTTAAAGActggtttatttctttttttgtgtttatacattTCAGTGTATAGTCACAGAATTGCAGAAAAAAGTGAATGAACTTCTAAGTAGGGTAAAAACTTCTACCAACATCAGTGTAACTGATATCAGGTGCTgcaaatgaactgaactgaactgcccAGGCCAGACTTGTCTGGTGAACTTCCTGTATGTGAAGTTCTACTGTCCAATAATTTCCTGAATGCACTCTTCAACAGTGAGCT
This window encodes:
- the LOC118216185 gene encoding serine/threonine-protein kinase SBK1-like isoform X1, which codes for MQDYAGERPVVCRHFPADSKIYQVTCQKTSLSPSAKMSLSPARGGACPNGSPIGCSEVPTEDMQALAIAALSATDIHEQYEHIRQLGKGTYGKVDLVAHRTEGTKLALKFVNKDKTKLRSFLREYSLTSDLGCSPFIIKVLDVLFETEDAYVYGQEYAPAGDLFDIIPPQVGLPEEVAKRCIRQLGLALDFMHGRGLVHRDVKPENVLLFDGECRRVALADLGMARREGSRAKRVSGTVPYTAPEACRAGRGGDGGGVPVTRGQDAWAFGVLIFCALTGNFPWEAALPSDAFYREFCRWQRAPGGGSSGQGGGGGGEGGGGGGVPSQWRRFTGDALRMFRRLLAVEAEDRCAVTDVFRFVEFQLVSERRRQPSCRRKRSEWSAGSSNSSSSSSSSSSCSSSSSSSSTHFNHKHPEPLTPPSSASACLHPAPFRRSVPSDPRPNAHHSPGRQKKGKGQMVMATAIEICV
- the LOC118216185 gene encoding serine/threonine-protein kinase SBK1-like isoform X3, translating into MQDYAGERPVVCSAKMSLSPARGGACPNGSPIGCSEVPTEDMQALAIAALSATDIHEQYEHIRQLGKGTYGKVDLVAHRTEGTKLALKFVNKDKTKLRSFLREYSLTSDLGCSPFIIKVLDVLFETEDAYVYGQEYAPAGDLFDIIPPQVGLPEEVAKRCIRQLGLALDFMHGRGLVHRDVKPENVLLFDGECRRVALADLGMARREGSRAKRVSGTVPYTAPEACRAGRGGDGGGVPVTRGQDAWAFGVLIFCALTGNFPWEAALPSDAFYREFCRWQRAPGGGSSGQGGGGGGEGGGGGGVPSQWRRFTGDALRMFRRLLAVEAEDRCAVTDVFRFVEFQLVSERRRQPSCRRKRSEWSAGSSNSSSSSSSSSSCSSSSSSSSTHFNHKHPEPLTPPSSASACLHPAPFRRSVPSDPRPNAHHSPGRQKKGKGQMVMATAIEICV
- the LOC118216185 gene encoding serine/threonine-protein kinase SBK1-like isoform X2; this encodes MQDYAGERPVVCSLSPSAKMSLSPARGGACPNGSPIGCSEVPTEDMQALAIAALSATDIHEQYEHIRQLGKGTYGKVDLVAHRTEGTKLALKFVNKDKTKLRSFLREYSLTSDLGCSPFIIKVLDVLFETEDAYVYGQEYAPAGDLFDIIPPQVGLPEEVAKRCIRQLGLALDFMHGRGLVHRDVKPENVLLFDGECRRVALADLGMARREGSRAKRVSGTVPYTAPEACRAGRGGDGGGVPVTRGQDAWAFGVLIFCALTGNFPWEAALPSDAFYREFCRWQRAPGGGSSGQGGGGGGEGGGGGGVPSQWRRFTGDALRMFRRLLAVEAEDRCAVTDVFRFVEFQLVSERRRQPSCRRKRSEWSAGSSNSSSSSSSSSSCSSSSSSSSTHFNHKHPEPLTPPSSASACLHPAPFRRSVPSDPRPNAHHSPGRQKKGKGQMVMATAIEICV